The proteins below come from a single Acaryochloris sp. CCMEE 5410 genomic window:
- a CDS encoding carbon dioxide-concentrating mechanism protein CcmK, whose product MPVAVGMIETYGYPAVLAAADAMVKAGRVALMGYTSCASGRYVISIRGPVAEVKRGMEAGIAAVEGMPGSAKVESHYIVPNPPENIEAILPIDYSERSEPFRT is encoded by the coding sequence ATGCCAGTTGCCGTTGGAATGATTGAAACCTATGGATATCCGGCTGTTTTAGCAGCAGCAGATGCCATGGTCAAAGCCGGTCGGGTGGCCCTAATGGGGTACACGAGCTGCGCCAGCGGTCGCTATGTTATCTCCATTCGTGGACCTGTGGCGGAAGTAAAGCGGGGCATGGAGGCAGGTATTGCCGCTGTTGAAGGGATGCCTGGTTCAGCTAAAGTTGAATCCCACTATATCGTGCCAAATCCCCCTGAGAATATTGAGGCGATTTTGCCGATTGATTACTCAGAACGTTCTGAACCTTTCCGAACGTGA
- a CDS encoding Uma2 family endonuclease, giving the protein MTQAATRKLTLDEFLTLPEGETACELIDGEAIPKIFPTRFHSKTCGALIMLLQQWAPGRGEVGIEWAVVLSRDGKPWVPVPDLLYISHERLSSMGDEDGPCLVPPELVIEVISPDQSFGGMAEKATDYLSAGILRVWIVDPKAKTITVFIPEQLPITYRENLVLSDELFPELELTAQDVFRGVITHG; this is encoded by the coding sequence ATGACTCAGGCTGCCACACGAAAACTAACCCTAGATGAGTTTCTCACTCTTCCTGAGGGTGAAACGGCCTGTGAACTCATTGATGGAGAAGCAATTCCTAAAATATTTCCAACTCGTTTTCATTCCAAAACTTGTGGTGCTTTAATCATGCTGTTGCAACAGTGGGCACCAGGTCGAGGAGAAGTGGGTATTGAATGGGCGGTTGTCTTATCCCGAGATGGCAAACCTTGGGTCCCTGTTCCTGATTTGCTCTATATCTCCCATGAGCGTCTTTCTAGCATGGGAGATGAAGATGGTCCCTGCCTTGTCCCCCCCGAATTGGTAATCGAGGTCATCTCACCGGATCAATCTTTTGGAGGGATGGCGGAAAAGGCAACAGACTATTTAAGTGCAGGCATATTAAGAGTCTGGATCGTAGATCCTAAGGCAAAAACTATTACGGTGTTTATACCTGAACAATTACCTATTACCTATCGAGAAAATCTTGTTCTGAGTGATGAATTATTCCCTGAGCTAGAACTAACGGCCCAGGACGTATTTAGAGGAGTAATCACCCATGGCTAA
- a CDS encoding type II toxin-antitoxin system HicA family toxin yields MPRKIRELKAQLVRTGFVYLPKRGKGSHERWKHPLLNKTLTLSGKDGDDVPRYLEKQLAKLLIELEEIRKDED; encoded by the coding sequence ATGCCGCGAAAGATTCGGGAACTGAAGGCTCAACTTGTACGCACAGGATTCGTCTATTTACCTAAACGGGGTAAAGGTAGCCACGAACGGTGGAAGCATCCTCTTCTCAATAAAACGTTGACCCTCTCAGGCAAAGATGGAGATGATGTCCCCCGCTACCTAGAAAAACAGCTAGCCAAATTACTGATTGAGTTGGAAGAAATACGAAAGGACGAAGATTAA
- a CDS encoding ABC transporter ATP-binding protein: MLHFEQVSLQFPSAPEPTLRSCTFEVEAGELVVILGPSGCGKTTLLKLVNRLYEPTSGQIFFNGKGIHTVPLTTLRRQMGYVIQQAGLFPHMTIAQNIAVVPKLLGWSKTEIAARVEELLELVQLPLEFGKRYPSQLSGGQQQRVGLARALAAKPKVLLMDEPFGALDAITRKSLQQELQQLQQQFKKTILFVSHDIEEALKLADRILILNQGQLVQYGTPWQILTQPANAFVEALVGTEDILKQLSVLPVERVMVSTASSVPHLPKIASRSTLREALSMLLKLGQSQLQVMNGTDVVGILDLNHLQTVWQDPSRFDEG; encoded by the coding sequence ATGTTGCACTTTGAACAGGTCAGTTTGCAATTCCCAAGTGCACCAGAGCCAACATTGCGAAGCTGCACTTTTGAAGTCGAGGCTGGGGAATTAGTGGTGATTTTGGGGCCATCGGGTTGTGGCAAAACTACCCTGTTAAAGCTGGTTAACCGTTTGTATGAGCCAACCTCAGGACAGATCTTCTTCAATGGCAAAGGCATTCATACGGTTCCCCTGACTACTCTGCGTCGCCAAATGGGATATGTCATCCAGCAGGCAGGTTTATTTCCCCATATGACCATTGCTCAAAATATTGCGGTCGTGCCTAAGTTATTGGGATGGTCAAAAACTGAGATCGCAGCTCGGGTAGAAGAATTATTGGAACTCGTTCAACTTCCCCTAGAGTTTGGCAAACGCTACCCCAGCCAACTTTCCGGTGGACAGCAACAACGGGTGGGGTTAGCGCGGGCTTTGGCGGCCAAACCAAAAGTGTTACTGATGGATGAGCCCTTTGGGGCTTTGGATGCCATTACCCGTAAATCCCTGCAACAAGAGCTGCAGCAGTTACAGCAACAATTCAAAAAAACGATTCTATTTGTCTCCCATGACATTGAAGAGGCTTTGAAATTAGCAGACCGGATTCTGATTCTTAATCAAGGACAGTTGGTCCAATATGGAACACCGTGGCAAATTCTCACCCAACCCGCCAATGCTTTTGTTGAAGCATTAGTGGGGACTGAGGACATTCTAAAACAGCTATCGGTATTGCCTGTAGAACGAGTGATGGTATCCACAGCTTCCTCCGTTCCCCATCTTCCCAAAATTGCCAGTCGTAGCACGTTACGAGAGGCCTTGTCCATGTTATTGAAGTTGGGTCAATCGCAATTACAGGTTATGAACGGGACAGATGTGGTAGGAATTTTAGACCTCAATCATCTTCAAACTGTTTGGCAAGATCCAAGCCGTTTTGATGAAGGCTAA
- a CDS encoding carbon dioxide-concentrating mechanism protein CcmK: MPQAVGSLETKGFPPVLAAADAMVKAGRVTLVGYIRAGSARFTINIRGDVSEVKMAMDAGVAAAEKTPGGVLETWVIIPRPHENVEAVMDIEFGDEVEEFRRAVEGLA; this comes from the coding sequence ATGCCACAGGCAGTTGGGTCACTGGAAACGAAAGGATTCCCCCCCGTATTGGCGGCAGCAGATGCCATGGTCAAAGCAGGGCGAGTGACCTTAGTCGGTTATATTCGGGCGGGAAGTGCTCGGTTTACGATCAATATTCGCGGGGATGTATCTGAGGTCAAAATGGCTATGGATGCCGGTGTGGCAGCGGCAGAAAAAACACCAGGTGGTGTTTTGGAGACTTGGGTGATTATTCCTCGTCCCCATGAAAATGTGGAAGCAGTCATGGACATCGAATTCGGCGATGAGGTAGAAGAATTCCGCCGCGCAGTTGAAGGTCTAGCCTGA
- a CDS encoding DEAD/DEAH box helicase has product MKIIHGTWIPDEAAFMQKGAFYLWVETSKPKKKRKTARSIHPYQLARDELEDFLSNELGVKPGRPLEQLIDSRHFLLPSTDQAPLPSLELSRYLEQATPETFEWQYWQVDCFEVKTWVKTGQYEQRPVTDIIKLLNELHFIALHNLADMQLGADLLFWYHYTQTLKPVLLKDLYIPALRYREASSTKDSRSKSKSRTKSPSVEIYPAWEIVSESYETELDRFVDYMPLACVSGFSDCPKTPTFYDRKTLLRHFSEHLLTEIITATYLPASFTKKIASTLIEDCLQSQPVMHYGRNTNQELYEQWRVWRDRIHQTQTSTPFYLCFQLQDPPKPEEAWQLQFLVAPKQDPSLQISLLDYWRFKPEKQQELHKQLGESFQQNLLLSLGYAARIYPQLWQGLETDQPIGIPLEIGAALDFLQESAWVLENAGYKVIIPAWWTPKGRQRAKIKLRAKGKSFSSANDKSKSYFSQDRLVQYKYDLAIGDQKVSEQEWLDLVQAKSSLVQFRGQWMHLDQDKMQQMLEFWKTQQAENPDMTLLEFMRMTAEGGDDVEVDFNRDKTLAQMLKQLQDKSSLDAMAEGRSETIADPKTLNGTLREYQKRGVSWLNYLEQLGLNGCLADDMGLGKTVQVIARLAQEREEAETVPPTLLIAPTSVVGNWRREIQKFAPHLQAIVHHGNERAKAAKEFKAMADQNDVVITSFSLARRDSKLLDAVPWHRIVLDEAQNIKNPKAAQTKAILKLSATHRLALTGTPVENRLLDLWSIFNFLNPGYLGKQNQFRKNFELPIHKDNNRRQSTTLKKLVEPFILRRVKTDKSIIKDLPDKVEQKLYCNLTKEQASLYEAVVKEISKDIDEVDGIQRKGMILSTLLKLKQICNHPRQFLQDESDFTPERSHKLSRLTEMITEVMEEGESLLVFTQFTELGDALEKYLRQTHHYTTYYIHGGTNRNKREQMITEFQDPETGPSVFILSLKAGGVGITLTKANHVFHFDRWWNPAVEDQATDRAFRIGQKKNVFVHKFVAIGTLEERIDEMIEDKKKLAGAIVGSDESWLTELDNESFKKLISLNKSAILE; this is encoded by the coding sequence ATGAAGATCATTCACGGAACCTGGATCCCTGACGAAGCCGCATTTATGCAAAAAGGGGCCTTCTATCTTTGGGTTGAAACCTCTAAACCTAAAAAGAAGCGCAAAACGGCCCGTTCTATTCATCCCTATCAGTTGGCCAGAGATGAATTAGAGGACTTCCTCAGCAATGAGTTAGGCGTAAAACCCGGTCGCCCCCTAGAACAACTGATTGATTCACGCCATTTTTTGCTTCCCAGCACCGATCAGGCCCCGCTCCCCTCTCTTGAACTATCCCGATACCTGGAGCAAGCCACTCCTGAGACTTTTGAGTGGCAGTATTGGCAAGTGGATTGCTTTGAGGTCAAAACCTGGGTAAAGACAGGCCAATATGAACAGCGACCCGTAACCGACATTATCAAGCTACTGAATGAGCTACACTTTATTGCCCTGCATAATCTCGCGGATATGCAGCTCGGGGCAGATTTACTGTTTTGGTACCACTACACCCAAACCCTCAAACCCGTCTTGCTGAAAGACCTATATATTCCAGCCTTGCGTTATCGAGAGGCATCATCCACCAAAGACTCTCGCAGCAAATCTAAATCTCGGACTAAATCTCCGTCTGTCGAAATCTATCCAGCCTGGGAAATTGTTAGTGAATCCTATGAAACTGAGCTAGATCGATTTGTGGATTATATGCCTTTAGCCTGTGTATCCGGGTTCTCAGACTGTCCTAAAACCCCCACTTTTTATGATCGCAAAACGCTACTACGGCATTTTTCAGAACATTTGCTGACTGAAATTATTACCGCAACCTATTTACCCGCCAGCTTTACGAAGAAAATTGCCAGCACCTTGATTGAGGATTGTCTGCAATCGCAACCGGTCATGCATTATGGCCGTAACACCAATCAGGAGCTGTATGAGCAGTGGCGAGTGTGGCGCGATCGCATCCACCAGACCCAAACCTCAACGCCTTTTTATCTCTGCTTTCAGCTCCAGGATCCCCCCAAACCAGAAGAGGCTTGGCAACTACAGTTTCTCGTCGCACCTAAGCAGGATCCGTCCCTACAAATTTCCCTCTTGGATTATTGGCGGTTCAAACCTGAAAAGCAACAGGAATTACATAAGCAGTTAGGTGAGAGTTTCCAGCAGAATCTATTGCTGAGCTTAGGGTATGCCGCTCGAATTTATCCCCAGCTTTGGCAGGGATTAGAAACTGACCAACCCATTGGTATTCCCTTGGAAATTGGTGCCGCTCTAGACTTTTTACAGGAATCCGCCTGGGTCTTAGAGAATGCAGGCTATAAGGTCATTATCCCGGCCTGGTGGACCCCCAAAGGACGGCAGCGGGCCAAAATCAAGCTACGGGCGAAAGGCAAGTCCTTCTCCAGCGCCAACGATAAATCCAAAAGCTACTTCTCTCAAGATCGGCTGGTCCAATATAAGTACGACCTCGCTATTGGCGACCAAAAGGTATCTGAACAGGAATGGCTGGACCTGGTTCAGGCTAAATCTTCCCTGGTGCAGTTTCGAGGCCAGTGGATGCACCTCGACCAGGACAAAATGCAGCAGATGCTGGAGTTCTGGAAAACCCAGCAAGCCGAAAACCCCGATATGACCCTTCTAGAGTTTATGCGGATGACCGCAGAAGGGGGAGACGATGTTGAAGTTGATTTTAACCGCGACAAGACCCTGGCCCAGATGCTCAAGCAGCTTCAAGATAAGAGTAGCTTGGATGCGATGGCCGAAGGCCGGTCGGAGACCATCGCAGATCCTAAAACCCTTAACGGCACCCTGCGAGAATACCAAAAACGAGGTGTCTCCTGGCTAAACTATTTAGAGCAGCTCGGTCTAAACGGCTGCTTGGCCGATGATATGGGCTTAGGCAAAACTGTGCAGGTGATTGCTCGCCTAGCTCAGGAACGGGAAGAAGCCGAAACCGTTCCCCCCACCCTGCTGATTGCCCCCACCTCAGTGGTGGGCAACTGGCGGCGAGAAATCCAGAAATTTGCCCCCCATCTACAAGCCATCGTTCACCACGGCAATGAACGGGCCAAAGCCGCCAAAGAGTTTAAAGCAATGGCAGACCAAAATGATGTGGTCATCACTTCCTTTAGCCTCGCCCGCAGGGATAGCAAGCTATTGGATGCCGTTCCCTGGCATCGGATTGTTTTAGATGAAGCACAGAATATTAAAAATCCCAAAGCCGCCCAAACCAAAGCCATCCTCAAGCTCTCGGCTACCCACCGACTGGCCCTCACCGGGACTCCCGTGGAAAATCGATTGCTGGATTTATGGTCCATTTTCAACTTCCTCAATCCAGGGTACTTAGGCAAGCAAAACCAATTTCGCAAGAACTTTGAACTACCGATCCATAAAGACAATAACCGCAGGCAATCCACCACCCTCAAAAAGCTAGTGGAGCCCTTTATCCTGCGGCGGGTTAAAACGGACAAGTCCATTATCAAAGACCTACCCGATAAGGTGGAGCAAAAGCTCTATTGCAATCTCACCAAAGAGCAAGCCTCCCTTTACGAAGCCGTTGTCAAGGAGATTTCCAAAGACATTGACGAGGTAGACGGCATCCAGCGCAAGGGCATGATTCTTTCCACCCTGCTAAAGCTCAAGCAAATTTGCAACCATCCCCGTCAGTTCCTCCAAGATGAAAGCGACTTCACCCCCGAGCGTTCCCATAAACTGAGCCGCCTCACGGAAATGATCACCGAAGTCATGGAAGAAGGGGAAAGTTTACTCGTATTTACCCAATTCACTGAACTCGGGGATGCCTTAGAAAAGTATCTCCGCCAAACCCACCACTACACCACCTACTACATTCATGGCGGCACCAACCGTAATAAGCGAGAACAGATGATTACTGAGTTTCAAGATCCTGAGACTGGACCATCTGTGTTTATTTTGTCTCTCAAAGCAGGGGGCGTCGGCATCACCCTTACCAAGGCCAATCATGTCTTCCACTTTGATCGCTGGTGGAATCCGGCAGTGGAGGATCAAGCCACAGACCGTGCCTTTCGGATTGGCCAGAAAAAAAATGTATTTGTCCATAAGTTTGTCGCCATCGGCACCCTAGAAGAGCGGATCGACGAAATGATTGAGGACAAGAAAAAACTAGCAGGGGCAATCGTGGGTTCAGATGAGTCTTGGTTAACCGAACTCGATAATGAATCCTTTAAAAAACTTATCTCCCTTAACAAGAGCGCTATCTTGGAATAA
- a CDS encoding type II toxin-antitoxin system HicB family antitoxin has translation MSQYSMIIQWSKEDQLYLVTIPEFADLVVMPCTHGATREEAIRKGEEVIDMYLESWQMENQHIPEPSTLQMV, from the coding sequence ATGAGCCAATACAGCATGATTATTCAATGGTCTAAAGAAGATCAGCTTTATCTAGTCACAATCCCTGAATTCGCTGATCTCGTCGTCATGCCTTGCACTCATGGTGCGACTCGTGAAGAAGCAATTCGCAAGGGAGAAGAGGTGATTGATATGTATCTAGAGTCCTGGCAAATGGAGAATCAACATATCCCTGAACCGAGTACTCTGCAAATGGTTTAA
- a CDS encoding beta-ketoacyl-ACP synthase 3 → MQQMATGLAVTGCGSAAPETSLDNHGLSQIVDTSDEWIASRTGIRSRHLAGPDDTLAKLGAIAAQNALEMAQVEATDIDLILLATSTPDDLFGSACQIQAAIGAKHAVAFDLTAACSGFVFGMITAAQFIRTGVYRNVLLVGADVLSRWVDWTDRRSCVLFGDGAGAVVLQANDTDRFLGFALHSDGCLHDCLNVQYQGEARPLTGGINVSQGTYQPISMNGKEVYRFAVNRVPEVVEKALFQSDLKTDDIDWLLLHQANQRILDAVAKRLKVPAEKVISNIANYGNTSAATIPLALDATVRKGHIKPGDTIAASGFGAGLSWGAAIFQWQR, encoded by the coding sequence GTGCAGCAAATGGCCACTGGATTGGCAGTTACTGGGTGCGGCTCTGCTGCTCCTGAGACTTCCCTGGATAATCATGGTCTGAGCCAAATCGTTGATACCTCTGATGAGTGGATTGCCAGTCGCACGGGCATCCGATCTCGGCATCTCGCGGGTCCAGATGATACGTTGGCGAAACTGGGTGCGATCGCAGCCCAAAACGCTTTAGAGATGGCCCAAGTGGAAGCCACTGATATTGATCTAATTTTACTGGCCACTTCAACCCCCGACGATTTGTTTGGCAGTGCTTGTCAAATCCAGGCTGCAATTGGTGCAAAGCATGCGGTTGCTTTTGACCTCACCGCTGCCTGCTCTGGGTTTGTGTTTGGCATGATTACGGCTGCCCAATTTATCCGCACGGGCGTCTACCGCAATGTCCTCCTGGTCGGAGCTGATGTGCTCTCTCGTTGGGTGGATTGGACTGATCGTCGATCCTGTGTCCTCTTTGGGGATGGAGCAGGAGCGGTGGTTCTCCAAGCTAATGACACCGATCGCTTCCTCGGTTTTGCTTTACACAGCGACGGCTGTTTACATGATTGCCTCAATGTCCAATATCAGGGCGAGGCACGTCCCTTGACTGGGGGAATTAATGTTAGTCAAGGGACATATCAACCTATTTCTATGAATGGGAAGGAAGTCTATCGATTTGCAGTGAATCGAGTGCCTGAAGTCGTGGAGAAGGCCCTCTTCCAGTCGGACTTAAAAACGGACGATATTGATTGGTTGCTCTTACACCAGGCAAACCAGCGCATTCTCGATGCGGTGGCCAAACGCCTCAAAGTGCCTGCCGAGAAGGTGATTAGTAATATCGCCAACTATGGCAATACCTCTGCCGCTACGATTCCCCTCGCACTGGACGCAACGGTTCGCAAAGGCCATATTAAACCTGGAGATACGATTGCGGCCTCTGGGTTTGGGGCAGGCTTGAGTTGGGGCGCGGCTATCTTTCAGTGGCAGCGCTAG
- a CDS encoding DMT family transporter, producing the protein MSVHNFLKLLLLAAIWGSSFLFTRIAAPEWGPIWLIELRVLIASLTLLPLVFKLGLWPQIQRKWRALMLLGILNSALPFSLLAYASLSLSSGFTAILNATTPLFGLWIVVLWLQETLSMPRLVGFVVGFLGVVLLVGWQDIPLTLNQGIAIAAGLLAALLYAIAAPYIQQQFAGVPALAVTTGSQLSAAVSLVPLLPFSIPSQIPSSKALLSVFALGILSSVLAQMLYFHLIKAMGPSKTLTVAYLIPLFAMLWGALALREIVTVSMGIGCGLVLLGTAIANDLFTPKNS; encoded by the coding sequence TTGTCGGTTCACAATTTTCTTAAACTGCTGCTGCTAGCCGCTATCTGGGGTAGTTCGTTTCTGTTTACCCGGATTGCAGCGCCAGAATGGGGACCGATTTGGTTGATTGAACTGAGAGTTTTAATCGCTAGCCTGACCTTGCTACCGCTGGTGTTCAAATTAGGGCTATGGCCTCAGATTCAGCGCAAGTGGCGGGCTTTGATGCTGCTGGGCATCTTAAATTCAGCCTTGCCATTCAGCCTGTTAGCCTATGCTTCTTTATCCTTATCTTCGGGGTTTACTGCCATTTTGAATGCCACGACGCCTTTGTTTGGCTTGTGGATTGTGGTCCTGTGGCTACAGGAGACACTCTCCATGCCCCGCTTGGTGGGCTTTGTGGTTGGTTTTTTGGGGGTAGTGCTTTTAGTGGGCTGGCAGGATATACCCCTAACCCTTAATCAAGGCATTGCCATTGCTGCGGGGCTTTTAGCGGCTTTGCTATACGCCATTGCTGCCCCTTATATTCAGCAGCAGTTTGCCGGAGTTCCTGCTTTAGCTGTAACAACGGGAAGCCAACTGAGTGCGGCGGTGAGCCTGGTGCCATTGCTTCCGTTCTCCATACCTAGCCAGATTCCTTCGTCCAAAGCACTCCTGTCTGTTTTTGCTTTGGGGATTCTGTCTTCGGTTCTGGCCCAGATGCTCTATTTTCACTTGATCAAAGCTATGGGGCCAAGCAAAACTTTGACCGTCGCTTACCTGATTCCCTTATTTGCCATGCTTTGGGGAGCATTAGCGCTACGAGAAATCGTGACGGTATCGATGGGAATTGGATGTGGATTGGTGCTGTTAGGAACTGCGATCGCAAATGATCTGTTTACACCTAAAAATTCCTAG
- a CDS encoding SWIM zinc finger family protein: MANFSRTWWGQRFLTAIEQITDSGRLGRGRSYARGNKVKSFTIQDGFVEARVRGSVNPYFGVYKEPLYETSIEFEPISKANWAAAIAFIASKASLISRLMLNEMPDNIEDAFAKLDLNLLPRSNSNFTTQCSCPDWSNPCKHIAGVYYLLAAELDQDPFLLFELRGLSRDNLQKELAKSPLGQALSAELTAQQTELEPDTSYYTQPLTTPASEIEQLKDFWQGEKRLPQTINAPPSTGVSGILVKTQGDFPAFWPKEQSFLAVMEEFYDRVRDKSSAVL, from the coding sequence ATGGCTAACTTCAGTCGAACCTGGTGGGGACAACGGTTTCTTACCGCAATTGAGCAAATTACCGATTCGGGGCGATTAGGTCGGGGGCGATCCTATGCTCGGGGGAATAAAGTCAAAAGCTTCACCATTCAGGATGGATTTGTGGAAGCTCGGGTTCGTGGCTCGGTGAATCCTTATTTTGGGGTTTATAAAGAGCCTTTGTATGAAACCAGCATTGAGTTTGAGCCAATTAGTAAAGCCAATTGGGCAGCTGCGATCGCATTTATTGCATCCAAAGCCAGTCTAATCTCGCGGCTAATGCTAAATGAAATGCCCGACAATATCGAAGATGCCTTTGCCAAACTGGATCTCAACCTGCTGCCCCGCAGCAATTCTAATTTCACGACTCAATGTTCTTGTCCCGACTGGAGCAATCCCTGCAAACATATTGCTGGTGTCTATTACCTATTAGCTGCAGAGCTGGATCAAGACCCATTTTTGCTGTTTGAATTGCGGGGTCTGTCTCGGGACAATTTACAAAAGGAACTTGCGAAATCTCCCCTCGGTCAGGCATTATCCGCTGAACTCACTGCCCAGCAAACAGAACTGGAACCAGACACCAGTTACTACACTCAGCCCCTGACTACACCCGCATCCGAGATCGAACAGCTCAAAGACTTTTGGCAAGGAGAAAAGCGGCTCCCGCAAACCATTAATGCCCCACCTTCGACCGGAGTCTCTGGGATTTTGGTTAAAACCCAAGGCGACTTCCCAGCCTTTTGGCCAAAGGAGCAATCCTTCTTAGCCGTTATGGAAGAATTCTATGATCGAGTCAGAGATAAAAGTTCTGCAGTGCTTTAA
- a CDS encoding carotenoid oxygenase family protein, with protein sequence MTTIASEKLGEHASLVKDWAKGYDSQLNEYSYWIDEIEGTIPPELQGTLFRNGAGSLEVNGQKIGHPFDGDGMICAITFDQGRAHFQNRYVRTEGYLKEQAAGKILYRGFGTQKAGGWLANIFDTNFKNAANTSVIYWGDKLWAMWEGGHPHQLVPKTLETIGPDTLNDLLSADQPFSAHPRIIDGRFINFGVKGIASQSLTIFELDEQGNPLKQSSHPLSGFAFLHDMLVTANYYIFVQHPFQVKGLPFLLGFKTIEQCFDFNPEQPTKIILISRHGNHDLEILETDSFFGFHHGNAWEKAGKLYFESVCSDFFPQKQQDELDFEQIDFESFPTGELWEFEVNLSSKTIVYQKVVERGCEFPSVHPQWVGKEHRYVYMSVCDSSDKNGPLQAILKLDKESGEQQIWSVAPRAFPGEPIFVPRPDSTQEDDGWILSLVFDAATHRSYLAILDAQDLNTVIAKLHLQHHIPHGFHGSWTSKVFLDSSKN encoded by the coding sequence ATGACAACTATTGCATCAGAAAAATTAGGTGAGCACGCTTCTTTAGTTAAAGACTGGGCCAAAGGCTATGACTCTCAGCTAAATGAATATAGTTACTGGATTGATGAGATAGAAGGCACCATTCCCCCGGAACTTCAAGGCACTTTATTTCGGAATGGAGCTGGGAGTTTAGAAGTCAACGGCCAAAAGATCGGTCATCCCTTCGATGGGGACGGCATGATCTGTGCCATTACCTTTGACCAAGGCCGTGCCCACTTTCAAAATCGCTACGTCCGCACAGAAGGCTATCTCAAAGAACAAGCCGCTGGGAAAATCCTGTACCGAGGGTTTGGCACCCAAAAAGCGGGTGGATGGCTAGCCAACATCTTTGACACTAATTTCAAAAATGCAGCCAATACCAGCGTCATTTACTGGGGAGATAAATTATGGGCCATGTGGGAAGGTGGTCATCCCCATCAGCTCGTTCCTAAGACCCTAGAAACCATTGGCCCAGATACTCTAAATGACTTACTCTCAGCCGATCAGCCTTTTTCAGCTCACCCCAGAATCATTGATGGCCGTTTTATTAATTTTGGCGTCAAGGGGATTGCATCCCAAAGCTTAACCATCTTTGAACTCGATGAGCAGGGCAACCCATTAAAACAGTCCTCTCATCCTTTGTCAGGGTTTGCTTTTTTACACGACATGTTAGTAACGGCAAATTACTACATCTTTGTGCAGCATCCTTTTCAGGTCAAAGGATTACCTTTCCTGCTAGGATTCAAAACCATTGAACAATGTTTTGACTTCAATCCAGAGCAACCCACCAAAATCATCCTGATTTCTCGCCATGGGAATCATGATCTAGAGATATTAGAAACCGATTCATTCTTTGGATTTCACCATGGCAATGCTTGGGAAAAAGCAGGGAAACTCTACTTTGAATCTGTTTGTAGTGATTTCTTCCCCCAGAAACAGCAAGACGAGTTAGATTTTGAGCAAATTGACTTTGAATCGTTCCCTACGGGAGAGTTATGGGAATTTGAGGTCAATTTATCTTCTAAAACCATTGTCTACCAAAAAGTAGTGGAAAGAGGCTGTGAATTCCCCTCTGTGCATCCCCAATGGGTCGGGAAAGAGCATCGTTATGTATATATGAGTGTCTGTGACAGTTCAGATAAAAATGGTCCCCTGCAAGCCATTCTGAAACTTGATAAAGAATCTGGCGAGCAGCAAATTTGGAGTGTGGCTCCCAGAGCATTTCCGGGTGAACCGATTTTTGTCCCTCGCCCCGACAGCACTCAAGAAGACGATGGCTGGATACTCTCATTGGTGTTTGATGCTGCCACCCATCGTTCTTATTTGGCCATTTTAGATGCCCAAGATTTGAACACCGTCATTGCAAAATTACACCTTCAGCATCATATTCCCCATGGATTCCACGGTAGTTGGACGTCTAAAGTTTTCCTTGACTCTTCTAAAAATTAA